From the genome of Phreatobacter cathodiphilus, one region includes:
- a CDS encoding RbsD/FucU family protein: MLKGLDPVLGPDLLWILAAMGHGDDLAVVDANHPAERIAAATASKRLVRVPGLTMARVLGAILTLLPLDDFEASPVRRMAVVGDDDAIPLVQREVAALLASIADPPPVMAGLERFAFYAAAESAFAVVQVGDPRPYGCFLLRKGVIAAP, encoded by the coding sequence GTGCTGAAGGGCCTTGATCCCGTACTCGGGCCGGATCTCCTCTGGATCCTCGCCGCCATGGGGCATGGGGACGACCTCGCCGTCGTCGATGCCAATCATCCGGCCGAGCGGATCGCCGCCGCGACCGCCTCGAAACGGCTGGTGCGCGTGCCCGGCCTGACCATGGCCCGTGTCCTCGGAGCGATCCTGACCCTGTTGCCGCTGGACGATTTCGAAGCCTCGCCGGTCCGGCGGATGGCGGTGGTCGGCGACGACGACGCGATCCCGCTCGTGCAGCGGGAGGTGGCGGCCCTGCTCGCTTCCATCGCAGACCCTCCGCCCGTCATGGCGGGGCTGGAGCGCTTCGCCTTCTACGCGGCGGCGGAGAGCGCCTTCGCCGTCGTGCAGGTCGGCGACCCCCGGCCATACGGCTGCTTCCTCCTGCGCAAGGGCGTCATCGCCGCCCCCTGA
- a CDS encoding 3-oxoacid CoA-transferase subunit A yields MTSPAYAGVLKPVLSIADALSVVEDGMTVMIGGFGGAGSPVELVHGLIDTGKRDLVVVNNNAGNGQVGLAALIREKRVRKMICSFPRSSDSSAFRELYEAGEIELEVVPQGTLAERIRAAGAGVPAFFTPTGFGTPLAAGKEAREFGGRTYIMEHALHADIALVKAARADRAGNLTFSKSARNFGPIMCAAAAVSIVQAGDVVDAGAIDPEIVVTPGIFVDRLVHVPDPSQEEDLVAKGVRYP; encoded by the coding sequence ATGACAAGCCCAGCCTACGCCGGAGTGTTGAAGCCGGTGCTCTCCATCGCCGACGCGCTGTCGGTCGTCGAGGACGGCATGACCGTCATGATCGGCGGATTCGGGGGCGCCGGATCGCCGGTCGAACTCGTTCACGGCCTGATCGATACCGGCAAGCGCGACCTGGTGGTGGTGAACAACAATGCGGGGAACGGTCAGGTCGGCCTGGCCGCCCTCATCCGCGAGAAGCGCGTCCGCAAGATGATCTGCTCGTTTCCGCGGTCGTCCGATTCCAGCGCCTTCCGCGAACTCTACGAGGCGGGCGAGATCGAGCTCGAGGTGGTCCCCCAGGGGACCCTCGCCGAGCGCATCCGCGCGGCGGGTGCGGGCGTTCCCGCCTTCTTCACGCCGACCGGCTTCGGAACGCCGCTCGCGGCCGGCAAGGAGGCCCGAGAATTCGGCGGCCGCACCTACATCATGGAGCACGCCCTTCACGCGGACATCGCCCTGGTCAAGGCCGCCCGGGCCGACCGGGCCGGGAACCTGACCTTCAGCAAGTCGGCCCGCAATTTCGGACCGATCATGTGTGCCGCCGCCGCGGTGTCCATCGTGCAGGCCGGCGACGTCGTCGATGCCGGAGCGATCGATCCGGAAATCGTCGTGACGCCCGGCATCTTCGTCGATCGTCTCGTTCATGTCCCCGATCCGAGCCAGGAAGAGGATCTCGTGGCAAAGGGAGTGCGCTATCCATGA
- a CDS encoding aldo/keto reductase gives MTVLPALAPIRAALPRRRLASGLEVGQIGFGGAPLGDLYAALDERQAQETVTGALAAGIDLIDTSPLYGHGLSEHRIGAALRQVPRDRVVLSTKVGRWMDPSASPGDRSGYAGGLPHGAVIDYSYDGAMRSFEQSLLRLGTDHIDILLIHDVDAWTHGAEVERRFAEAMDGAYRALDRLRASGAVKAIGVGVNEAEMCERFARAGDFDVMMLAGRYTLLEQGALDSFLPLASEKGIGVMLAGVFNSGILAGGVGAPYNYRSATPEIAGRVKALAEVCAAHGVELRRAALAFAAAHPAVAALVIGAVRPDEIAANIAALAMPPPSALWSDLRAAGLIPPHAPTPA, from the coding sequence ATGACCGTGCTCCCTGCCCTCGCGCCCATTCGCGCGGCTCTGCCCCGCCGGCGGCTGGCTTCCGGACTGGAGGTCGGGCAGATCGGCTTCGGCGGCGCGCCCCTCGGCGACCTCTACGCGGCGCTGGACGAGCGCCAAGCACAGGAGACGGTGACCGGCGCCCTCGCCGCCGGCATCGACCTCATCGACACCTCGCCGCTCTACGGACACGGCCTGTCCGAGCACCGGATCGGCGCCGCCCTGAGACAGGTTCCGCGCGACCGCGTGGTGCTGTCGACCAAGGTCGGCCGCTGGATGGACCCGTCGGCGAGCCCCGGCGACAGGTCGGGCTATGCCGGCGGCCTGCCGCACGGGGCCGTGATCGACTACTCCTACGACGGCGCCATGCGGTCCTTCGAGCAGTCGCTGCTGCGGCTGGGCACCGACCACATCGACATCCTCCTCATCCACGACGTGGACGCCTGGACCCATGGGGCGGAGGTCGAGCGCCGCTTCGCCGAGGCCATGGACGGCGCTTACCGCGCCCTCGACCGCTTGCGCGCCTCCGGCGCCGTCAAGGCCATCGGGGTGGGGGTGAACGAGGCGGAGATGTGCGAGCGCTTCGCGCGCGCGGGCGACTTCGACGTGATGATGCTCGCCGGGCGCTACACGCTGCTCGAGCAGGGAGCGCTCGACTCCTTCCTGCCGCTGGCGTCCGAGAAGGGGATCGGCGTCATGCTCGCGGGTGTCTTCAATTCTGGCATCCTCGCCGGCGGCGTCGGCGCCCCGTACAACTACCGCTCGGCGACGCCCGAGATCGCCGGACGGGTGAAGGCGCTCGCGGAGGTCTGCGCCGCCCACGGCGTGGAGCTGCGCCGCGCCGCCCTCGCCTTCGCGGCTGCGCATCCGGCGGTGGCGGCCCTGGTGATCGGCGCGGTCCGCCCGGACGAGATCGCCGCCAACATCGCCGCCCTCGCCATGCCGCCTCCGTCCGCCCTGTGGAGCGACCTCCGCGCGGCGGGACTCATCCCTCCTCACGCACCCACACCGGCGTGA
- a CDS encoding aspartate aminotransferase family protein, translated as MTIAPQLNLSREALEPYWMPFTANRAFKANPRLMIAAKGMYYTTAEGRQVLDAMAGLWCVNAGHGQQRITDAIREQAGHLDYVSSFQMGHPIAFKAAERIAGLTPAGMDHVFFVNSGSEAVDTALKIARAYHRMRGEGHRTRLIGRAKGYHGMGFGGLSVAGIGRHRRDFGPLLPDVAHLPHTYSREHQAFSRGQPDWGAHLADELEAIAQINDPSTIAAVIVEPVTGSGGVLPPPKGYLERLRAICDKYGILLIFDEVITGYGRLGTPFGSAALGVTPDIITCAKGMTNGAVPMGGVIASDKVYDAFMAGPEGAVELMHGYTYSGHPLACAAAIASIDVYEEQDIFANCARASARWEDQAHSLQGEPHVVDVRNIGLLAAIEIAPKPGEPGGRALAAGNICFEAGVLVRTAGDALVLSPPLIITDGEIDRIFETIRGAVRALA; from the coding sequence ATGACGATTGCTCCCCAGCTCAATCTCAGCCGCGAGGCGCTCGAACCCTACTGGATGCCGTTCACGGCCAACCGCGCCTTCAAGGCCAATCCGCGCCTGATGATCGCGGCCAAGGGCATGTATTACACCACCGCCGAGGGGCGGCAGGTGCTCGACGCCATGGCGGGCCTGTGGTGCGTCAACGCCGGTCACGGCCAGCAGCGCATCACCGACGCCATCCGCGAGCAGGCAGGCCACCTCGACTACGTCTCCTCCTTCCAGATGGGCCACCCGATCGCCTTCAAGGCGGCCGAGCGCATCGCCGGCCTGACGCCCGCGGGAATGGACCACGTCTTCTTCGTCAATTCCGGCTCCGAAGCGGTGGACACCGCGCTGAAGATCGCCCGCGCCTATCACCGCATGCGCGGGGAGGGGCACCGCACGCGCCTGATCGGCCGGGCCAAGGGCTATCACGGCATGGGGTTCGGCGGCCTGTCGGTCGCCGGCATCGGCCGCCACCGCCGCGACTTCGGGCCGCTCCTGCCCGACGTCGCCCATCTTCCCCACACCTACTCGCGCGAGCACCAGGCCTTTTCCCGCGGCCAGCCGGACTGGGGCGCCCATCTCGCCGACGAGTTGGAGGCCATCGCCCAGATCAACGATCCCTCGACGATCGCCGCCGTCATCGTCGAGCCGGTGACGGGTTCGGGCGGCGTCCTGCCGCCGCCCAAGGGCTATCTCGAGCGCCTGCGGGCCATCTGCGACAAATACGGCATCCTGCTCATCTTCGACGAGGTGATCACCGGCTACGGCCGCCTCGGAACGCCCTTCGGCTCGGCGGCGCTCGGCGTCACGCCCGACATCATCACCTGCGCCAAGGGCATGACCAACGGCGCGGTGCCGATGGGCGGCGTCATCGCCTCGGACAAGGTCTACGACGCCTTCATGGCCGGCCCCGAGGGCGCCGTCGAACTGATGCACGGCTACACCTATTCGGGCCATCCGCTCGCCTGCGCGGCGGCCATCGCCTCGATCGACGTCTACGAGGAGCAGGACATCTTCGCCAACTGCGCCCGCGCCTCGGCGCGCTGGGAGGACCAGGCCCATTCCCTCCAGGGCGAGCCCCACGTGGTCGACGTCCGGAACATCGGGCTCCTCGCGGCAATCGAGATCGCGCCGAAGCCCGGCGAGCCCGGCGGGCGGGCGTTGGCCGCCGGCAATATCTGCTTCGAGGCCGGCGTGCTGGTCCGCACCGCCGGCGACGCCCTCGTCCTGTCTCCGCCGCTGATCATCACCGACGGCGAAATCGACCGGATCTTCGAGACGATCCGCGGCGCCGTCCGGGCCCTCGCCTGA
- a CDS encoding C45 family autoproteolytic acyltransferase/hydolase produces MATPAPLIEVSGSPQERGEQYGEAARDRVRLGIAHYQQQLAGSDLAVADIHGLVGGFLPTIQRFDADYVPEMQGIARGAGVAFEDVVLLNARTEILKLGSRRRAAAAAADMECTGLVVTGEATADGRLIHAQNWDWKVDCAETAVVLKIRRADGPDILTFTEAGGLARSGFNAAGIAITANYLQSDRDYSQTGVPLALIRRKALQQDNLAMAMHAVYATPKSASNNMIISHPAGIVIDFECAPDETFQVFPDDGILAHANHWQSPVALSKLKDTGVATTPDSLYRDLRVRQLITPHRGRVTSDHVKAALLDTFQSPRSVCRPPFPSLSGMVTATVAMVVMTPSLGRMEVAMLPAADRTFTAYRLDMEEAAFEGTRDGRVLRAAE; encoded by the coding sequence ATGGCAACCCCGGCGCCGCTGATCGAGGTCTCCGGCTCACCCCAGGAACGGGGCGAACAGTACGGCGAGGCCGCCCGTGACCGCGTCAGGCTCGGCATCGCCCACTACCAGCAGCAGCTCGCCGGATCCGATCTCGCCGTCGCCGACATTCACGGACTGGTGGGCGGCTTCCTGCCGACGATCCAGCGTTTCGACGCCGATTACGTGCCGGAAATGCAGGGCATCGCGCGCGGTGCCGGCGTCGCCTTCGAGGACGTGGTGCTGCTGAACGCCCGCACGGAAATCCTCAAGCTGGGCTCCCGCCGCCGCGCCGCCGCAGCGGCCGCGGATATGGAATGCACCGGTCTCGTCGTGACGGGGGAGGCGACGGCCGACGGGCGGCTGATCCACGCCCAGAACTGGGACTGGAAGGTGGACTGCGCCGAGACCGCCGTCGTGTTGAAGATCCGGCGCGCCGACGGACCCGACATCCTCACCTTCACCGAGGCCGGCGGCCTGGCGCGCTCCGGCTTCAACGCCGCGGGAATCGCCATCACGGCCAACTACCTCCAGTCCGACCGGGACTATAGCCAGACCGGCGTCCCCCTCGCCCTGATCCGGCGGAAGGCCCTGCAGCAGGACAATCTGGCGATGGCCATGCACGCGGTCTATGCGACGCCGAAATCGGCGTCGAACAACATGATCATCAGCCATCCCGCCGGGATCGTCATCGATTTCGAATGCGCGCCCGACGAGACGTTCCAGGTCTTCCCCGACGACGGCATCCTGGCCCACGCCAATCACTGGCAGAGCCCGGTCGCCCTGTCGAAGCTGAAGGATACCGGCGTCGCGACGACGCCCGACTCGCTCTATCGCGACCTCCGGGTGCGCCAGCTCATCACGCCCCACCGCGGCCGGGTGACGAGCGACCACGTCAAGGCGGCGCTGCTCGACACCTTCCAGTCGCCGCGTTCCGTCTGCCGACCGCCCTTCCCGTCCCTGTCGGGCATGGTGACTGCGACGGTGGCGATGGTGGTGATGACGCCCTCTCTCGGCCGCATGGAGGTAGCCATGCTGCCGGCGGCGGACCGGACGTTCACCGCCTACCGCCTGGACATGGAGGAGGCGGCCTTCGAGGGAACCCGCGACGGCCGCGTGCTGCGCGCCGCGGAATAG
- a CDS encoding ABC transporter permease has protein sequence MRARLNLIIGGTLVSALVAMAATAIVWTPASPVRVNIRARLQPPSGQYWLGTDEFGRDVLSRLMTGAQTSLTVAVTTVVVAMAIGIAVGVTSGFFRGWVDRVLMMANDALLAFPGILLALGLLAVIGPSQWGIVVALGLAYAPTVARVVRGQVLSLREREFVEASRALGNSQAYTLVRHVLPHTVSPLIVLATSMCGWVILAESALSFLGLGVPPPAPTWGNMLSAARPFMETAPQLAIVPGVMIALCLLGANLLGDALRDLLDPRMLGR, from the coding sequence ATGCGCGCGCGGCTCAACCTGATCATTGGCGGCACGCTGGTCTCCGCTCTCGTCGCCATGGCGGCCACGGCGATCGTCTGGACGCCGGCGAGCCCCGTGCGCGTCAACATCCGCGCCCGGCTGCAGCCGCCCTCCGGCCAGTACTGGCTCGGCACCGACGAATTCGGCCGCGACGTGCTGTCCCGGCTGATGACCGGCGCCCAGACCAGCCTCACCGTGGCCGTCACCACGGTCGTGGTGGCCATGGCCATCGGCATCGCCGTGGGGGTGACGAGCGGCTTCTTCCGCGGCTGGGTCGACCGCGTGCTGATGATGGCCAACGACGCGCTGCTGGCCTTCCCCGGCATCCTCCTGGCGCTGGGTCTGCTCGCGGTCATCGGCCCATCGCAATGGGGCATCGTGGTGGCGCTCGGCCTCGCCTATGCGCCGACCGTCGCCCGCGTCGTGCGCGGGCAGGTTCTGTCCCTGCGCGAACGCGAGTTCGTCGAAGCGTCGCGGGCCCTCGGCAACAGCCAGGCCTACACCCTCGTCCGCCATGTTCTGCCCCATACGGTGTCGCCGCTCATCGTGCTGGCGACGTCGATGTGCGGCTGGGTCATCCTCGCCGAGAGCGCGCTGTCCTTCCTCGGCCTCGGCGTGCCGCCACCGGCACCGACCTGGGGCAACATGCTCTCGGCGGCCCGGCCCTTCATGGAGACGGCGCCCCAGCTCGCCATCGTGCCGGGCGTGATGATCGCGCTCTGCCTGCTCGGTGCCAACCTGCTGGGGGACGCCCTGCGCGACCTCCTCGACCCGAGGATGCTCGGCCGATGA
- a CDS encoding ABC transporter permease has protein sequence MAGYIARRLLLTIPTLVLVALAVFALIRMVPGDPAQLMLGDSADAETLEALRKAMGHDRSLAAQFLHWGGRVLAGDLGLSITSREPVLPLILTRFAVTAQIVVVAVVLSSLIAVPLGMIAAWRQNSGLDLGITAFSTLMVSLPSFWLGLILLLVFGVWLQWLPIVGYVSLAEDPLRSLSFVVLPVLTLVLIEVGVLTRMARAATIDVLGLEYVAHARAKGVSEAGVMVRHVLPNAFAPTLTLIGVVLGNLLGGIAVIETVFTLPGLGRLMVDAIFQRDYPVVQGVMLFIATTYVLVNLAVDLAYPLFDPRVAAEA, from the coding sequence ATGGCCGGCTACATCGCCCGTCGCCTTTTGCTGACGATCCCGACCCTGGTTCTCGTCGCGCTCGCCGTCTTCGCGCTGATCCGCATGGTTCCCGGCGATCCCGCCCAGCTCATGCTCGGCGACAGCGCCGATGCCGAGACGCTGGAGGCCCTCCGCAAGGCGATGGGCCACGACCGGTCCCTCGCCGCGCAGTTCCTGCACTGGGGCGGCAGGGTCCTGGCCGGCGACCTCGGGCTCTCGATCACCAGCCGCGAACCCGTCCTTCCGCTGATCCTGACGCGCTTCGCCGTCACCGCCCAGATCGTCGTCGTCGCCGTCGTCCTGTCGAGCCTCATCGCCGTCCCGCTCGGCATGATCGCCGCCTGGCGGCAGAATTCCGGCCTCGACCTCGGCATCACCGCCTTCTCCACGCTGATGGTCTCCCTGCCGAGCTTCTGGCTCGGCCTGATCCTGCTGCTGGTCTTCGGTGTCTGGCTGCAATGGCTGCCCATCGTCGGCTATGTCAGCCTCGCCGAGGATCCGCTGCGGTCGCTGAGCTTCGTCGTCCTGCCGGTGCTGACGCTGGTCCTGATCGAGGTCGGCGTGCTCACGCGCATGGCGCGCGCCGCGACCATCGACGTCCTCGGCCTCGAATACGTCGCCCACGCCCGCGCCAAGGGCGTCTCCGAGGCCGGCGTCATGGTGCGCCACGTCCTGCCCAACGCCTTTGCGCCGACCCTGACCTTGATCGGCGTCGTCCTCGGCAACCTCCTCGGCGGCATCGCGGTCATCGAGACCGTCTTCACCCTGCCGGGGCTCGGTCGCCTGATGGTCGATGCGATCTTCCAGCGCGACTATCCGGTGGTCCAGGGCGTGATGCTGTTCATCGCCACGACCTATGTCCTGGTGAACCTCGCCGTCGATCTCGCCTATCCCCTGTTCGATCCCCGCGTGGCGGCGGAGGCGTGA
- a CDS encoding ABC transporter ATP-binding protein: protein MTATPASMPVVSPPVLAVRDLRVGTPSGFTAVAGVSFDIGAGEIVAVVGESGSGKTATGRAVIGLLPRGLSVTGGSIAIAGEEVTTFGQGQLRSIRGAVVGMVFQEPMVSLNPALSIGLQMSEAMRIHTTMPDAEIRQAILAMLARVGIADPEGCLAAYPHEFSGGMRQRIMLASVMLLKPRLLIADEPTTALDTLSQAEVLDLMVELTRESGTAVMLITHNLGLVARYADRALVMRQGEIVEEGPARRLLAEPRHVYTRALVDALPRRTARPLVPVARDPVIRAEGLSVRFASGGAWLRPRRIVRAVDGVDLSVHAGETVSLVGGSGSGKTTLGRAMLRLVEPSAGRILFRGEDVSALKGRGLLPFRLACQIVFQDPYSSLDPRMRVGAIVQEPLRLVPGLDAAEITRRVAAILDDVGLTGLEARYPHQLSGGQRQRVAIARALVRRPDFVVADEPVSALDMTIQKQILALFRSLQQSYGFACLFVSHDLAAVEEISDRVIVMQEGKIVEEGPRDAVYDNPRHAYTQRLLAASPRLDGEPPAARGAMTSEPHAITTNLY, encoded by the coding sequence ATGACCGCGACACCTGCATCGATGCCCGTCGTCTCGCCGCCCGTCCTCGCCGTGCGCGACCTCCGTGTGGGAACGCCGTCCGGCTTCACCGCCGTGGCCGGCGTCAGCTTCGACATCGGCGCGGGAGAGATCGTGGCGGTGGTCGGCGAATCCGGCTCCGGCAAGACCGCCACCGGCCGCGCCGTGATCGGCCTGCTGCCGAGGGGCCTTTCCGTCACCGGCGGCTCCATCGCGATCGCCGGCGAGGAGGTGACGACCTTCGGCCAGGGGCAGTTGCGGTCCATCCGCGGCGCGGTCGTCGGCATGGTCTTCCAGGAGCCGATGGTCTCGCTCAACCCGGCGCTGAGCATCGGTCTCCAGATGTCCGAGGCCATGCGGATCCACACCACCATGCCGGACGCCGAAATCCGGCAGGCGATCCTCGCCATGCTCGCGCGCGTCGGCATCGCCGATCCCGAGGGCTGCCTCGCCGCCTATCCACACGAGTTCTCGGGCGGCATGCGCCAGCGGATCATGCTGGCGAGCGTCATGCTGCTGAAGCCGCGGCTCCTCATCGCCGACGAGCCTACCACCGCCCTCGACACCTTGTCGCAGGCCGAGGTGCTCGACCTCATGGTGGAGCTGACGCGCGAGAGCGGCACGGCGGTGATGCTGATCACCCATAATCTCGGCCTGGTCGCCCGCTATGCCGACCGCGCCCTCGTCATGCGCCAGGGCGAGATCGTCGAAGAGGGGCCGGCGCGGCGTCTTCTCGCGGAACCGCGCCACGTCTATACGCGCGCCCTCGTCGATGCCCTGCCGCGCCGCACGGCGCGCCCGCTGGTGCCCGTGGCCCGCGATCCCGTGATCCGCGCGGAGGGCCTTTCCGTCCGCTTCGCCTCGGGCGGCGCCTGGCTGCGGCCGCGGCGGATCGTGCGCGCGGTCGACGGGGTCGATCTCTCCGTCCATGCCGGCGAGACGGTCTCGCTGGTCGGCGGCTCGGGCTCGGGCAAGACCACCCTCGGGCGGGCCATGCTGCGGCTGGTCGAGCCGAGCGCCGGTCGTATCCTCTTTCGGGGCGAGGACGTCTCGGCCTTGAAGGGACGCGGGCTGTTGCCCTTCAGGCTGGCGTGCCAGATCGTTTTCCAGGACCCCTATTCCTCGCTCGACCCGCGCATGAGGGTCGGGGCGATCGTCCAGGAGCCGCTCCGGCTGGTGCCCGGCCTCGACGCGGCGGAGATCACGCGGCGCGTCGCGGCGATCCTCGACGACGTCGGCCTCACCGGTCTCGAGGCACGCTATCCGCACCAGCTCTCGGGCGGCCAGCGTCAGCGCGTGGCGATCGCCCGCGCGCTGGTCCGGCGCCCCGATTTCGTCGTGGCGGACGAGCCGGTCTCCGCCCTCGACATGACCATCCAGAAGCAGATCCTCGCCCTGTTCAGGTCGCTGCAGCAGTCCTACGGCTTCGCCTGCCTCTTCGTCAGCCACGACCTGGCCGCCGTCGAGGAAATCTCCGACCGCGTGATCGTCATGCAGGAGGGCAAGATCGTCGAGGAAGGCCCGCGCGACGCCGTCTACGACAATCCCCGGCACGCCTACACGCAGCGCCTGCTGGCAGCCTCTCCGCGTCTCGACGGCGAGCCGCCTGCGGCCAGAGGAGCGATGACGAGCGAGCCCCACGCGATCACGACCAACCTCTATTAG
- a CDS encoding amidohydrolase family protein codes for MRIDAHQHFWRMDRGDYGWLDAAPEVLRRDHLPSDLAPLLARHGIAATILVQAAPTIAETAFLLALAQDSETVAGVVGWADLLAPDAAGAIGLMAEDPLLVGLRPMVQDLADDDFLLDPRLAPALETMARLGLVFDALVLPRHLSRLLVVADRHPGLSIVVDHGAKPFIRTGCLDPWRADMAALAARGHVTCKLSGFVTEASPSWSAADLAPYAAHLLDCFGPDRLIWGSDWPVVNVAGGYDAWWEAATVLTAALDEAQRTAIFGGNAARIYLTTRGRRALRPTSGDHRAEGP; via the coding sequence ATGCGGATCGACGCGCACCAGCACTTCTGGCGGATGGACCGCGGCGACTACGGCTGGCTGGATGCCGCCCCGGAGGTGCTGCGGCGCGATCACCTGCCCTCCGACCTCGCCCCCCTGCTCGCCCGGCACGGCATCGCCGCGACCATTCTCGTCCAGGCGGCGCCGACCATCGCCGAAACCGCTTTCCTCCTCGCCCTGGCGCAGGACAGCGAGACCGTCGCGGGCGTCGTCGGCTGGGCCGACCTTCTCGCGCCGGACGCAGCCGGGGCCATCGGCCTGATGGCCGAGGATCCCCTGCTCGTCGGCCTGCGCCCCATGGTGCAGGACCTCGCCGACGACGACTTCCTCCTCGACCCCCGGCTCGCTCCGGCGCTCGAGACCATGGCCCGGCTCGGCCTCGTCTTCGACGCCCTCGTCCTGCCGCGGCACCTGTCGCGCCTGCTCGTGGTGGCGGATCGACATCCCGGCCTGTCCATCGTCGTCGATCACGGCGCCAAGCCCTTCATCCGCACCGGGTGCCTCGACCCCTGGCGCGCCGACATGGCCGCCCTCGCCGCCCGCGGCCATGTCACCTGCAAGCTCTCGGGCTTCGTCACCGAGGCCTCCCCGTCCTGGTCCGCCGCGGATCTCGCACCCTATGCCGCCCACCTCCTCGACTGCTTCGGCCCTGACAGGCTGATCTGGGGAAGCGACTGGCCGGTGGTGAACGTCGCCGGCGGCTATGACGCCTGGTGGGAGGCTGCCACCGTGCTCACCGCCGCGCTCGACGAGGCGCAGCGGACCGCGATCTTCGGCGGCAACGCCGCCCGCATCTATCTCACCACCCGCGGCCGCCGGGCCCTGCGGCCAACATCCGGAGACCACCGTGCTGAAGGGCCTTGA
- a CDS encoding 3-oxoacid CoA-transferase subunit B, whose amino-acid sequence MTDTVARLTRRQMAWRAAQDIADGSYVNLGIGIPELCANFVPEGRRVTYHTENGILGFGEAPAKDLVDFDLINAGKKPVSLLPGAAIFDHAMSFSMIRGKHIDLAILGAFQVSAQGDLANWSTGDNSVPAVGGAMDLVVGARDIYIITEHTTRTGEPKLLDACSYPLTGIGVVRRVFTDLAVIDVTGDGFVVSEIVAGMSLDELRAKTGSPLAAHRDLRSMQAPAL is encoded by the coding sequence ATGACCGACACGGTGGCACGATTGACGCGCCGTCAGATGGCCTGGCGCGCCGCCCAGGACATCGCCGACGGCAGCTATGTGAACCTCGGCATCGGCATTCCGGAGCTCTGCGCCAATTTCGTCCCCGAGGGGCGCCGGGTGACCTATCACACCGAAAACGGCATTCTCGGCTTCGGTGAGGCGCCTGCGAAGGACCTGGTCGACTTCGACCTCATCAACGCCGGCAAGAAGCCCGTGTCGCTGCTGCCCGGGGCCGCGATCTTCGATCACGCCATGAGCTTTTCGATGATCCGCGGCAAGCATATCGATCTGGCGATCCTCGGCGCCTTCCAGGTTTCGGCGCAGGGTGACCTCGCCAACTGGAGCACGGGCGACAATTCGGTTCCCGCCGTCGGCGGGGCCATGGATCTCGTCGTCGGCGCCCGTGACATCTACATCATCACCGAGCATACGACGCGCACCGGCGAACCCAAGCTTCTGGATGCCTGCAGCTATCCCCTGACCGGGATCGGCGTCGTGCGCCGGGTCTTCACCGATCTCGCGGTCATCGACGTGACGGGTGACGGCTTCGTCGTCTCGGAGATCGTCGCGGGCATGTCTCTGGACGAGTTGCGGGCGAAGACCGGGTCTCCGCTGGCCGCTCACCGGGACCTCCGCAGCATGCAGGCGCCTGCCCTGTGA